One Peromyscus leucopus breed LL Stock chromosome 4, UCI_PerLeu_2.1, whole genome shotgun sequence genomic region harbors:
- the LOC114681115 gene encoding LOW QUALITY PROTEIN: rho-related GTP-binding protein RhoV-like (The sequence of the model RefSeq protein was modified relative to this genomic sequence to represent the inferred CDS: deleted 2 bases in 1 codon), with protein sequence MPPRELSEAEPPPLPASTPPPRRRSAPPELGIKCVLVGDGAVGKSSLIVSYTCNGYPARYRPTALDTFSVQVLVDGAPVRIELWDTAGQEDFDRLRSLCYPDTDVFLACFSVVQPSSFQNITEKWLPEIRTHNPQAPVLLVGTQADLRDDVNVLIQLDQGGREPSTPTQAQGLAEKIRACCYLECSALTQKNLKEVFDSAILSAIEHKARLEKKLNAKGVRTLSRCRWKKFFCFV encoded by the exons ATGCCGCCGCGGGAGCTGAGCGAGGCCGAGCCACCGCCTCTCCCAGCCTCAACCCCTCCTCCGCGGCGGCGCAGCGCGCCTCCGGAGCTGGGCATCAAATGCGTGCTAGTGGGCGATGGCGCGGTGGGCAAGAGCAGCCTCATCGTCAGCTACACCTGCAATGGGTACCCGGCGCGCTACCGGCCCACGGCACTGGACACCTTCTCCG TGCAAGTCCTGGTAGATGGAGCCCCTGTGCGAATCGAGCTCTGGGACACTGCAGGGCAG GAGGACTTTGACCGGCTTCGCTCCCTCTGTTACCCGGACACTGATGTCTTTCTGGCTTGCTTCAGCGTGGTGCAGCCCAGCTCCTTCCAAAACATCACAGAAAAATGGCTGCCGGAGATCCGCACTCACAACCCCCAAGCACCTGTGTTGCTGGTGGGTACTCAGGCTGACCTGAGGGACGACGTCAATGTACTCATTCAGCTGGACCAGGGAGGTCGGGAG CCCAGTACCCCAACCCAAGCCCAGGGTCTGGCCGAGAAGATCCGGGCCTGCTGCTACCTTGAGTGCTCAGCCTTGACGCAGAAGAACTTGAAGGAGGTGTTTGACTCGGCCATTCTCAGTGCCATTGAGCACAAAGCTCGCCTGGAGAAGAAACTGAACGCAAAAGGTGTGCGCACGCTCTCCCGCTGCCGCTGGAAGAAGTTCTTCTGCTTCGTTTGA